From the Strix uralensis isolate ZFMK-TIS-50842 chromosome 33, bStrUra1, whole genome shotgun sequence genome, one window contains:
- the NABP2 gene encoding SOSS complex subunit B1, with amino-acid sequence MSTETLVKDVKPGLKNLNLIFIVLETGRVTKTKDGHEVRTCKVADKTGSINISVWDDVGNLIQPGDIIRLTKGYASVFKGCLTLYTGRGGDLQKIGEFCMVYSEVPNFSEPNPEYVAQQSQSKGAQNESASPAASPSGQGPPAASPAPDSQNGNGLSPGGPAHPPSAPPHPPSGRITRSQPGHPGPATGPVSNGKETRRSSKR; translated from the exons ATGAGCACCGAGACGCTGGTGAAGGACGTTAAACCGGGGCTGAAGAACCTCAACCTCATCTTCATCGTCCTGGAGACGG GCCGGGTGACGAAGACGAAGGACGGGCACGAGGTGCGGACGTGCAAGGTGGCCGACAAGACGGGCAGCATCAACATCTCGGTGTGGGACGATGTGGGGAACCTCATCCAGCCCGGGGACATCATCCGCCTCACCAAGGG GTACGCCTCGGTCTTCAAGGGCTGCCTGACCCTCTACACGGGCCGCGGGGGCGACCTGCAGAAGATCGGCGA GTTCTGCATGGTCTACTCCGAGGTGCCCAACTTCAGCGAGCCCAACCCCGAGTACGTGGCGCAGCAGTCCCAGAGCAAAGGG GCCCAGAACGAGAGCGCGAGTCCGGCCGCGTCGCCGAGCGGGCAGGGCCCCCCCGCAGCATCCCCGG CCCCCGACAGCCAGAACGGGAACGGGCTGAGCCCGGGGGGCCCCGCGcacccccccagcgcccccccgcacccccccagcGGCCGCATCACCCGCAGCCAGCCCGGCcaccccggccccgccaccggccccgTCAGCAACGGCAAGGAGACGCGGCGGAGCAGCAAGAGATAA